Proteins encoded in a region of the Vibrio ponticus genome:
- a CDS encoding paraquat-inducible protein A: MSLAPHNAQPSKVRLCQGCELPVDIIDVELGKSAFCPRCGTQLYRGGRPSLSGNLAIALTCLLLFIPSHFFNFLSIRLFGQMIPATLPSGIITLFEEGFVFLALLVAFCSSIAPLLVCSSVVAAHIALKIRAFKLLKPALWIIQHLKHWVMIDVFLISVAISCFKLQDYSDLFVGVGLYGLILLQLFTVLLVSRVSVRRYWEAYQAESEYPFEHKDVHCTVCHLSQPNSDKCVRCHHSLAHRTPNSMQKTAAYLLAASIAIFPANLIPISILLTNGKRLEDTIFSGVAALVKNGMSGIALIIFVASIVVPVAKIIGLAYILLAVKFKRRIFHRQRMIIYFVVKWIGKWSMMDLFVISIMMTLVDRGQILDFTPGYGAVAFGIVVVLTMLAADSFDPRFIWDNYDESRNRPSKKLKQQESFNE; this comes from the coding sequence TTGAGTTTAGCTCCGCATAATGCGCAGCCTAGTAAAGTCCGACTTTGCCAAGGCTGCGAACTACCTGTCGATATTATTGATGTCGAATTAGGCAAGAGTGCCTTTTGCCCTCGCTGTGGTACTCAGCTCTATCGTGGCGGCAGACCTTCGTTATCAGGCAACTTAGCCATCGCGCTAACTTGCCTGCTACTGTTTATTCCTTCGCACTTTTTTAATTTCCTTAGTATCCGCCTATTTGGTCAAATGATCCCTGCAACTCTACCATCAGGCATCATTACTTTGTTCGAAGAAGGCTTCGTCTTTCTCGCATTGTTGGTCGCTTTTTGTAGCTCAATTGCCCCTCTGCTCGTATGCAGCTCGGTCGTCGCAGCCCATATCGCTCTGAAAATTCGCGCCTTTAAGTTATTAAAGCCAGCTCTGTGGATTATACAGCACCTTAAACACTGGGTGATGATTGACGTGTTTTTAATTAGTGTGGCGATTTCTTGCTTTAAGCTGCAAGACTATTCTGATCTGTTTGTTGGCGTGGGGCTCTATGGTTTGATCTTATTGCAGCTCTTTACCGTGCTGCTGGTTAGCCGTGTGAGTGTGCGCCGCTATTGGGAAGCGTACCAAGCTGAAAGTGAGTACCCTTTTGAACATAAAGACGTGCATTGTACCGTCTGTCATTTATCTCAACCTAACAGTGACAAATGTGTGCGCTGCCATCACAGTTTGGCGCATCGAACACCGAATTCAATGCAAAAAACCGCAGCGTATTTACTGGCAGCTTCAATTGCGATATTTCCCGCGAACTTAATTCCGATTTCTATTTTGCTTACCAATGGTAAGCGTTTAGAAGATACCATTTTCTCTGGCGTGGCTGCGTTGGTAAAAAATGGCATGTCGGGTATCGCACTGATTATCTTCGTTGCCAGTATTGTTGTACCGGTGGCTAAGATTATTGGTCTTGCCTATATCTTGCTCGCAGTGAAATTCAAGCGACGTATTTTCCATCGCCAACGCATGATAATTTATTTTGTCGTGAAGTGGATTGGTAAATGGTCAATGATGGATCTGTTTGTTATTTCAATAATGATGACCTTAGTTGACCGTGGTCAAATCCTTGATTTTACACCGGGATACGGCGCTGTTGCTTTTGGTATCGTTGTGGTATTAACCATGTTGGCAGCAGATAGCTTCGACCCTCGATTTATCTGGGATAATTACGATGAAAGTCGTAATCGCCCAAGCAAAAAACTAAAACAACAAGAGTCTTTCAATGAGTAA
- a CDS encoding GAF domain-containing protein encodes MKQEFYQSLTKQAQALIESETNLIANLSNISALLNMSLEEINWVGFYLMDGDQLVLGPFQGKPACVRIPVGKGVCGTAVATNQVQRVYDVHEFEGHIACDAASNSEIVIPFSIDGKIVGVLDIDSPNIGRFDEEDEKGLLILMAEVEKLLNSHAIKA; translated from the coding sequence ATGAAGCAAGAATTTTATCAATCTCTCACCAAGCAAGCTCAAGCTTTGATTGAGTCAGAAACCAATCTTATAGCCAACTTGTCTAATATCAGCGCATTACTCAATATGTCGTTGGAAGAGATTAACTGGGTTGGTTTTTACTTGATGGATGGTGACCAATTAGTGTTAGGTCCGTTTCAAGGTAAACCTGCTTGTGTTCGCATTCCGGTAGGTAAAGGCGTATGTGGTACAGCAGTGGCGACCAATCAAGTTCAACGTGTTTATGATGTGCATGAATTTGAAGGGCATATTGCTTGTGATGCAGCAAGTAACTCTGAAATTGTTATTCCATTTTCAATTGATGGAAAAATCGTCGGCGTGCTCGATATCGATAGTCCAAATATTGGTCGATTTGATGAAGAAGATGAAAAAGGATTGCTTATTTTAATGGCAGAAGTAGAAAAGCTGCTTAATTCACACGCTATCAAGGCATAA
- the proQ gene encoding RNA chaperone ProQ, with translation MENTEKLKNSKEVIAYIAECFPKCFTLEGEAKPLKIGIFQDLADRLSDDPKVSKTQLRAALRQYTSSWRYLHGVKPGAVRVDLDGNPAGELDEEHVEHAKTALAESKAKVQARRKEQSKKTREEGKAKSAKPAAKKPQQARRPAKSAPKAAKPVETRLLTAEEVKVGNAVNVNMGKGNMAATIVEINKEDVRVQLSNGLQMVVKAEHLRA, from the coding sequence ATGGAAAACACTGAAAAGTTAAAAAACAGCAAAGAAGTAATTGCATATATTGCTGAATGTTTCCCTAAGTGCTTTACTTTAGAAGGTGAAGCAAAGCCACTTAAAATTGGTATTTTTCAAGATCTTGCGGATCGTCTTTCAGATGACCCAAAAGTAAGTAAGACTCAGCTACGTGCAGCGTTAAGACAGTACACTTCATCATGGCGTTACCTTCACGGTGTTAAGCCTGGTGCAGTTCGTGTAGATTTAGATGGCAACCCAGCAGGTGAGCTAGATGAAGAACACGTTGAACACGCTAAAACAGCGCTAGCTGAAAGCAAAGCGAAAGTGCAAGCTCGTCGCAAAGAACAAAGCAAGAAGACTCGTGAAGAAGGTAAAGCGAAATCTGCTAAGCCTGCGGCTAAGAAGCCTCAACAAGCTCGTCGTCCTGCAAAATCTGCGCCGAAAGCAGCTAAGCCAGTTGAAACACGTCTACTAACTGCTGAAGAAGTTAAAGTTGGTAACGCAGTAAACGTGAACATGGGCAAAGGAAACATGGCTGCAACTATCGTTGAAATCAATAAGGAAGATGTGCGAGTTCAACTGTCTAACGGCCTACAAATGGTTGTTAAAGCGGAGCACCTACGCGCATAA
- the prc gene encoding carboxy terminal-processing peptidase: protein MKCRLNFSLIAASVMLAATPVKALEAKIELTDLPALEQEAQHKTASKRVTSRFTRSHYKHFSLDDQFSQAIFNRYLEMLDFNKNIFTQADIDSFSKWANSIDDQLKSGDNQIAFDIYNQSIKRRYERFDYALSLLDKEMTFDTDESIELDRSEAAWPKNEQELDELWRKRVKYDALNLKLTGKSWDEIKDILGKRYNNALKRLTQTNNEDAFQLYMNAFSREVDPHTSYLSPRNADQFQQEMNLSLEGIGAVLQMTDDYTVIRSLVAGGPAAKSKKLGEGDRIISVGQEGEEMVDVIGWRLDDVVQLIKGPKGTTVKLEILPEGNDAKSEVISIVRDKVRLEDRAVKSEIIEKDGKKIGVLEVPSFYVGLSKDTDKLISELKQKKVDGIIVDLRNNGGGALTEATSLSGLFITSGPVVQVRDSYGRINVNADTDNEISYDGPMMVLVNRYSASASEIFAAAMQDYGRAIVVGENSFGKGTVQQHRSLNHIYDLFDKELGYVQYTIQKFYRIDGGSTQNKGVVPDIAYPTPIDPAETGESVEDNALPWDSIDKADYKQLQRNDKLIAQLDKQHQTRIANDLEFGFIAEDIARYKAEKEDNSLSLNEKERKRISDEADQRRLERINERQQAAGQKPFKSLDDLPKDYEAPDAYLDESVAIMVDMIR from the coding sequence ATGAAATGCCGTTTAAACTTTTCGCTGATTGCTGCTAGCGTTATGCTAGCAGCAACTCCAGTAAAAGCACTCGAAGCTAAAATCGAATTAACTGACTTACCTGCGCTTGAGCAAGAAGCTCAACACAAAACCGCAAGTAAGCGAGTCACTTCCCGATTTACCCGTTCTCATTACAAACATTTCTCGTTAGACGATCAATTTTCGCAAGCGATCTTTAATCGTTACCTAGAAATGCTTGATTTCAATAAGAATATCTTCACTCAAGCTGACATTGATTCCTTTTCTAAGTGGGCGAACTCCATTGATGATCAATTAAAGTCAGGCGATAACCAAATCGCTTTTGATATTTATAATCAATCAATTAAACGTCGTTATGAAAGGTTTGATTACGCACTGTCTCTGCTCGATAAAGAGATGACGTTCGATACTGACGAGAGCATTGAGCTCGATCGCAGTGAAGCGGCTTGGCCGAAGAACGAACAAGAGCTAGATGAACTGTGGCGTAAACGTGTTAAGTACGATGCCTTAAATCTGAAATTGACTGGCAAGAGCTGGGATGAAATCAAAGACATCCTAGGCAAACGTTACAATAACGCATTGAAACGTTTGACTCAGACCAACAATGAAGATGCTTTCCAATTGTACATGAATGCGTTTTCACGCGAAGTGGATCCTCATACCAGTTACCTTTCTCCGCGTAACGCTGATCAATTCCAACAAGAGATGAATTTGTCCCTTGAAGGTATTGGTGCCGTGCTGCAAATGACCGATGATTATACTGTCATTCGTTCTCTTGTTGCTGGTGGTCCAGCGGCGAAGAGTAAGAAACTCGGTGAAGGTGACCGCATCATCAGTGTCGGTCAAGAAGGCGAAGAGATGGTTGATGTGATTGGTTGGCGACTGGATGATGTTGTTCAACTAATCAAAGGTCCAAAGGGCACTACGGTCAAACTTGAGATCCTGCCTGAAGGTAATGATGCCAAGAGTGAAGTTATCTCAATTGTTCGTGACAAAGTACGTTTAGAAGATCGCGCAGTAAAATCGGAAATCATTGAGAAAGATGGTAAGAAGATTGGCGTGCTCGAAGTGCCGAGTTTCTATGTAGGTCTATCAAAAGATACGGATAAACTGATTTCTGAGCTTAAACAGAAAAAAGTTGACGGTATTATTGTTGATCTGCGCAATAACGGTGGTGGCGCTTTAACGGAAGCAACCTCATTGTCTGGTCTGTTTATCACTAGCGGTCCAGTTGTTCAGGTTCGCGATAGTTACGGTCGCATTAATGTTAATGCAGATACTGATAACGAAATCAGCTATGACGGTCCAATGATGGTATTGGTTAACCGTTACAGTGCTTCTGCGTCTGAGATTTTTGCTGCGGCAATGCAAGATTATGGTCGTGCAATCGTTGTAGGTGAGAACTCGTTCGGTAAAGGCACGGTGCAACAACATCGTTCGCTCAATCATATCTATGATTTGTTCGATAAAGAATTGGGTTACGTCCAGTACACAATCCAAAAGTTTTATCGCATCGATGGCGGTAGTACGCAAAATAAAGGTGTCGTACCAGATATTGCTTATCCAACACCAATTGATCCGGCTGAAACCGGTGAAAGTGTAGAAGATAACGCATTGCCTTGGGATAGCATCGATAAAGCGGATTACAAGCAGTTACAACGTAACGATAAGTTGATTGCACAGCTGGATAAACAGCATCAAACTCGTATTGCTAATGATCTGGAGTTTGGCTTTATCGCGGAAGATATCGCAAGATACAAAGCTGAAAAAGAAGATAACTCTTTGTCATTAAACGAGAAAGAGCGTAAACGCATCAGTGATGAAGCGGATCAGCGTCGTCTGGAACGTATTAATGAGCGTCAGCAAGCGGCAGGTCAAAAGCCATTTAAATCGTTGGATGATTTGCCTAAAGATTATGAAGCACCGGATGCATATCTTGATGAATCGGTTGCTATCATGGTTGATATGATACGTTAA
- the pepN gene encoding aminopeptidase N, which translates to MAQAPQAKYRKDYQSPSHTITDIDLTFELHDTATLVTAVSQVKQLKQSSTLELDGDGLVLKSLLVNQESWTDYELVEDGIKINQLPEEFTLTIVTEINPEANTALEGLYKSDGAYCTQCEAEGFRRITYYLDRPDVLAKYTTTVIADKAQYPFLLSNGNRVDQGETENGRHWVKWFDPHPKPSYLFALVAGDFDVLRDNYTTKSGRAVELEIFVDKGNLDRANHAMVSLINSMKWDEERFDLEYDLDIYMIVAVDFFNMGAMENKGLNVFNSKFVLANDQTATDTDYLGIEAVIGHEYFHNWTGNRVTCRDWFQLSLKEGLTVFRDQEFSSDLGSRAVNRINNVRIIRGPQFAEDASPMSHPIRPDKVIEMNNFYTLTVYEKGSEVIRMYHTLLGEQGFQKGIKLYMERHDGTAATCEDFVKAMEDANGVDLTQFRLWYSQSGTPTVKASSEYNADAKTYTLTLEQSTEPTLDQKEKLPLHIPFDIELYDAMGDVVELRCNCEKVSNILNLTQAKQSFVFEGVTEKPVPSLLREFSAPVKLEYDYSDEELTFLMVHARNEFARWDAGQMLLAKYIRRNVANLQAGGDVLLPSEVVDAFRGVLLSEELEPAFIAEVLSLPSHNEVSGWYKTVDVDAVAAVLKAIKVQLAFELQDELSAIYHSLNQAEYTIDHAAIGKRALRNTALAYLAHTEHGNVLAEQQYQQANNMTDTIAAMSAANQAQLECRESLMADYSNKWKHDGLVMDKWFALQGSNPADNVLEVIKQTMQHEAFSLKNPNRTRSLIGSFLNMNPVHFHAVDGSGYQFAGEILRELNSSNPQVASRLIDPLLKLGKYDETRQALIKAELEQLKAMDNLAKDLFEKVTKALES; encoded by the coding sequence ATGGCTCAAGCTCCTCAAGCCAAATATCGCAAAGATTATCAGTCACCATCTCATACTATTACTGATATCGATCTGACATTTGAACTGCACGATACCGCAACATTGGTTACGGCTGTCTCTCAAGTTAAGCAATTAAAACAAAGCTCGACGCTAGAGTTAGATGGTGATGGGTTGGTGCTAAAGAGTCTACTCGTAAACCAAGAATCATGGACAGATTATGAGTTGGTTGAAGATGGCATCAAGATCAACCAACTGCCAGAAGAGTTTACTTTAACCATCGTGACTGAAATTAACCCAGAGGCGAATACCGCATTAGAGGGTTTATACAAATCTGATGGTGCTTACTGCACTCAATGTGAAGCGGAAGGTTTCCGTCGCATTACTTACTACCTTGATCGCCCAGATGTATTAGCGAAATACACCACAACGGTTATTGCCGACAAAGCGCAATACCCATTCTTACTAAGTAATGGTAACCGAGTTGATCAAGGTGAAACAGAAAATGGTCGTCATTGGGTGAAGTGGTTTGACCCACATCCAAAACCATCTTACCTGTTTGCATTAGTTGCGGGTGACTTTGATGTTCTGCGTGATAACTACACTACTAAGTCTGGTCGTGCCGTAGAACTAGAAATTTTTGTCGATAAAGGCAACTTAGATCGCGCTAATCATGCGATGGTTTCACTGATTAATTCGATGAAGTGGGACGAAGAGCGTTTCGACTTAGAGTACGACTTGGACATCTACATGATTGTCGCGGTTGATTTCTTCAATATGGGCGCAATGGAAAACAAAGGCTTAAATGTCTTTAACTCGAAGTTTGTTCTAGCCAACGATCAAACCGCGACCGATACAGATTACTTAGGTATCGAAGCGGTAATCGGTCACGAGTACTTCCATAACTGGACTGGTAACCGCGTGACTTGTCGTGACTGGTTCCAACTTAGCTTAAAAGAAGGTTTGACTGTTTTCCGCGATCAAGAGTTTTCATCTGATCTTGGCTCACGCGCGGTAAACCGAATTAACAATGTTCGTATTATTCGTGGTCCGCAGTTTGCCGAAGATGCTAGCCCAATGTCTCATCCAATTCGTCCAGATAAAGTGATTGAGATGAATAACTTCTACACGTTGACCGTGTATGAAAAGGGTAGTGAAGTCATTCGTATGTACCACACCTTATTAGGTGAGCAAGGATTCCAAAAAGGCATCAAGCTATACATGGAAAGACACGATGGCACAGCCGCGACATGCGAAGATTTCGTCAAAGCGATGGAAGATGCTAACGGTGTTGACTTAACTCAGTTCCGTTTATGGTACAGCCAATCGGGCACACCGACCGTAAAAGCAAGCAGCGAATACAATGCTGATGCTAAAACGTACACATTGACGCTAGAACAATCAACTGAGCCAACTCTTGATCAAAAAGAGAAGCTGCCTTTACATATTCCGTTCGATATCGAGCTGTATGATGCAATGGGTGATGTTGTTGAGTTACGCTGTAACTGTGAAAAAGTTTCAAATATTCTGAATCTAACTCAAGCTAAACAAAGCTTTGTGTTTGAAGGCGTGACAGAAAAACCCGTACCATCATTGTTAAGAGAATTCTCTGCACCCGTAAAACTTGAATACGATTACAGTGACGAAGAGCTAACGTTCTTAATGGTTCATGCTCGCAATGAATTTGCTCGTTGGGATGCGGGACAAATGCTGCTGGCGAAATATATTCGTCGCAACGTTGCTAACTTGCAAGCAGGTGGTGACGTATTACTTCCAAGTGAAGTTGTCGATGCATTCCGTGGCGTATTGTTAAGTGAAGAGCTAGAACCAGCGTTTATTGCTGAAGTGCTTTCGTTGCCAAGTCACAATGAAGTATCAGGTTGGTATAAGACTGTTGATGTCGATGCTGTCGCTGCCGTGCTAAAAGCGATCAAAGTTCAATTAGCATTTGAACTACAAGATGAGCTTTCTGCTATTTACCACAGCTTGAATCAAGCAGAGTACACCATTGATCATGCTGCAATTGGTAAGCGTGCTCTACGTAATACCGCTTTGGCTTACCTTGCTCATACCGAACACGGTAATGTTTTGGCTGAGCAACAATATCAGCAAGCCAATAATATGACCGATACAATTGCTGCAATGTCAGCTGCAAACCAAGCACAACTTGAATGTCGTGAATCTTTGATGGCTGATTACAGCAATAAATGGAAACACGATGGTTTGGTTATGGATAAATGGTTTGCACTGCAAGGCAGCAACCCTGCAGATAACGTACTTGAAGTGATCAAACAAACCATGCAGCACGAAGCGTTTAGTTTGAAAAACCCAAACCGTACTCGTAGTTTAATTGGTTCATTCCTTAATATGAACCCGGTTCACTTCCACGCAGTCGATGGCTCTGGCTATCAATTTGCTGGAGAGATCTTACGTGAGCTTAATAGCTCAAACCCGCAAGTCGCATCGCGTTTGATTGACCCACTGCTAAAATTGGGTAAGTACGATGAAACGCGCCAAGCGTTGATTAAAGCTGAACTTGAACAGCTTAAAGCGATGGATAATCTAGCGAAAGATCTATTCGAAAAAGTGACTAAGGCGTTAGAGTCTTAA
- a CDS encoding type II toxin-antitoxin system RelE family toxin, with amino-acid sequence MTYKLNFKKTALKEWKKLGSTLQQQFKKKLIERLENPHVLASKLSGSDNMYKIKLRQSGYRLVYKVEDNVIIVTVLAIGKRERNDVYRKAVKRLDD; translated from the coding sequence ATGACTTATAAACTCAACTTTAAAAAGACCGCACTTAAAGAGTGGAAGAAGCTTGGCTCTACACTTCAACAACAATTTAAGAAAAAGCTAATCGAACGCTTAGAAAACCCACATGTTTTGGCATCAAAACTCTCAGGTTCTGACAACATGTATAAAATTAAGCTGCGTCAATCTGGCTATCGCCTAGTCTATAAAGTTGAAGATAATGTCATCATTGTAACAGTCCTGGCTATCGGCAAACGAGAACGCAATGATGTTTACCGTAAAGCTGTAAAAAGGCTAGATGACTAA
- a CDS encoding type II toxin-antitoxin system Phd/YefM family antitoxin encodes MTTRILADVAASITELKANPMRVATSAEGKPVAVLNRNEPAFYCVPAETYEMMVDRLEDLELLAIAKERESEESISVNIDDL; translated from the coding sequence ATGACCACTAGAATTTTGGCTGACGTTGCAGCAAGCATTACTGAACTAAAAGCTAACCCAATGAGAGTCGCGACTAGTGCTGAGGGGAAACCAGTTGCCGTACTGAACCGAAACGAGCCGGCATTTTATTGCGTGCCTGCAGAAACATACGAAATGATGGTGGATAGACTCGAAGATCTCGAACTACTAGCCATAGCTAAAGAACGAGAATCGGAAGAAAGCATATCTGTAAATATTGATGACTTATAA
- a CDS encoding GNAT family N-acetyltransferase translates to MRIVQANRSDLDSFFSYLAAHLVENAADDSPLFQPIAKQNCLVSDLLKTKFRDGFEHSLGEHGWRKLWVVKDSNEQVVGHIDLRHYAEGHKFHRVLLGMGVDSSCRNQGLGVKLIECVIQFCHHEPSIDWLDLNVLSNNLPAKNLYLKCGFEILGEMPDCYRIEGESVSETIMTLCTKS, encoded by the coding sequence ATGAGAATTGTCCAAGCGAATCGGTCAGATTTAGACTCTTTCTTTAGTTATTTAGCGGCGCATCTTGTCGAAAATGCGGCTGATGATTCACCATTGTTTCAGCCAATAGCTAAACAAAACTGTTTAGTGTCCGATCTGTTAAAGACTAAGTTTAGAGATGGTTTCGAGCACAGTCTTGGTGAGCATGGGTGGCGAAAGCTCTGGGTGGTCAAAGACTCGAATGAACAAGTGGTTGGTCATATTGATTTACGCCATTATGCAGAAGGACACAAATTTCACCGCGTGCTGTTGGGTATGGGTGTTGATTCAAGTTGTAGAAATCAGGGGCTGGGCGTAAAACTGATTGAATGTGTTATTCAGTTTTGTCATCACGAACCGAGTATCGATTGGTTAGATCTCAATGTTCTTTCGAATAATCTGCCTGCTAAGAATCTGTACTTGAAATGTGGTTTTGAAATCTTAGGTGAAATGCCAGACTGCTACCGCATAGAAGGTGAGTCTGTGTCAGAAACGATAATGACGTTATGTACGAAAAGCTAA
- a CDS encoding antibiotic biosynthesis monooxygenase family protein: MIAREWKATCPKQYAEGFIAYLYETGIKDTSSTAGFVGAQILNRDLGDEVEITLLSYWQDLECIKAFAGEDIGVAKLYPEDDKYHLNPDRHVNHYEVRENMWL; encoded by the coding sequence ATGATAGCCAGAGAATGGAAAGCCACTTGCCCAAAACAGTATGCAGAAGGCTTTATTGCTTATCTTTATGAGACAGGAATTAAGGATACCTCATCAACGGCAGGTTTCGTTGGCGCGCAAATTCTCAATCGAGATTTAGGTGATGAGGTAGAAATCACTTTACTAAGTTATTGGCAAGATCTTGAATGCATCAAAGCGTTTGCGGGGGAAGATATTGGCGTTGCTAAGTTGTACCCGGAAGATGACAAATACCATCTAAACCCAGATCGACATGTAAATCACTATGAAGTGCGTGAGAATATGTGGTTATAG
- a CDS encoding D-amino acid dehydrogenase produces MAEKTVAIVGAGIIGITSAYLLRRAGYRIILIDAEDGPALKSSYANGCQLSYSYIDAMSSPSLIKKVPKILLGKDPAFRIKLSPDLSFISWGSKFLLNGQAQQEQLNTRALLRLALHSKQVLDTLLSQSDFSFDHRVSGKLLIYTNQADLDKAITRVEQKQQWGCKQELLNQQQCIELEPSLRHLSKPIIGGIYSAIDAVGDPFQFSHQLLKRMESDQGFTAQFNCRVTRIIKHQHSITSLETTQGKIEADAYVWATGSESLNLLKQVGIKLPIYPIKGYSITVPATEYAPGVCVTDVDNKVVVSRVGDKLRIAGCADIVGHSRDKDQTRIEHLLSVAQQNFPKAGRYSEILHTWAGMRPVTPSSVPIIGKAGAENLFVNIGHGMLGWTLALGSASLLTSQIEQQQPPFDNHGMRPTDHGIGKFYE; encoded by the coding sequence ATGGCGGAAAAGACAGTTGCGATTGTAGGCGCTGGTATTATTGGGATAACGTCGGCGTATTTGCTGAGAAGAGCAGGTTATCGGATTATATTAATTGATGCTGAAGATGGTCCCGCATTAAAGAGTAGTTACGCCAATGGCTGCCAACTGAGTTATTCCTATATTGATGCGATGTCCTCACCAAGTTTGATTAAGAAAGTACCAAAGATACTCTTGGGAAAAGATCCGGCGTTTCGTATCAAGCTCTCACCTGACTTAAGCTTCATCTCTTGGGGTAGTAAATTCTTGTTAAATGGACAGGCACAACAAGAGCAGTTGAATACGCGCGCTCTGTTGCGATTGGCACTTCATTCTAAACAGGTGCTTGATACACTTTTGTCTCAGTCCGATTTTTCATTTGATCACCGCGTTTCTGGCAAGCTGCTTATCTACACCAATCAAGCTGACTTAGACAAAGCCATTACAAGAGTAGAGCAAAAACAGCAATGGGGTTGCAAACAAGAGCTTCTTAATCAGCAACAATGTATCGAGTTAGAACCGTCGCTACGGCATCTATCTAAACCTATTATTGGCGGAATTTATTCAGCCATTGATGCCGTTGGTGATCCATTTCAGTTTTCTCATCAGTTACTCAAGCGTATGGAAAGCGACCAAGGCTTTACTGCACAGTTCAATTGTCGGGTGACTCGAATCATCAAACATCAACATTCAATTACTTCGCTTGAAACCACTCAAGGAAAAATAGAGGCTGATGCTTATGTTTGGGCGACCGGATCAGAGAGTCTAAATCTTCTAAAGCAGGTTGGGATTAAACTGCCCATTTATCCAATCAAAGGTTATAGCATTACTGTGCCAGCTACTGAGTATGCGCCAGGAGTTTGTGTAACTGATGTGGATAATAAAGTGGTGGTCAGTCGCGTCGGTGACAAACTTCGGATTGCAGGTTGTGCGGATATTGTTGGTCACAGTCGAGATAAAGACCAAACTCGGATAGAACACCTATTAAGTGTTGCACAGCAAAATTTTCCTAAAGCGGGACGTTATAGCGAGATCCTGCATACTTGGGCTGGCATGCGTCCGGTCACGCCAAGCAGTGTGCCGATAATTGGCAAAGCGGGCGCCGAAAACTTGTTTGTTAACATCGGGCATGGCATGTTGGGTTGGACATTGGCATTGGGTTCAGCGTCGCTATTAACCTCACAGATTGAACAGCAACAACCTCCGTTCGATAATCACGGGATGAGACCAACTGACCACGGAATTGGTAAATTTTACGAATAA
- a CDS encoding DUF2835 domain-containing protein — protein sequence MNQYYFSLNIPYQTFLVHYNGAASSVMVTTDNGLRIQLPATRFRPFLSQIGLKGRFRLTTDQNNKFLKLEVL from the coding sequence ATGAATCAATACTACTTTTCCCTCAATATTCCTTATCAAACCTTTCTTGTTCACTACAATGGCGCCGCGAGTAGTGTCATGGTGACGACCGATAATGGCTTGCGTATTCAACTGCCCGCGACGCGCTTTCGTCCGTTCTTAAGCCAAATTGGTTTAAAAGGACGATTTAGGTTAACAACTGACCAGAATAACAAGTTTCTAAAGTTAGAAGTTCTGTGA